In the Oryza glaberrima chromosome 6, OglaRS2, whole genome shotgun sequence genome, one interval contains:
- the LOC127778010 gene encoding uncharacterized protein LOC127778010 isoform X2, with amino-acid sequence MKPPRRRYGLLAVVVTLIVLASLQIQFHHLKEDRLTGDRTFATTTTDPVHWRTGAEGLPRGIVHSNSDMYLRPLWDSGANPKNKNDNHNALLAMAVGISQMQNVDIMARKFLNQNYTVMLFHYDGNVDGWHNLEWSDKAIHILARNQTKWWFAKRFLHPDVVAIYGFIFLWDEDLGVDNFDPRRYLDIMVSEGLEITQPALDPDLSTDIHHRITIRNKMTKVHRRIYDNRASMNCSDGSKGPPCTGWVEGMAPVFSRAAWRCVWHLIQNDLIHGWGLDMKLGYCAQGDRAEKVGVIDSEYVVHQGIPSLGGPSLSSKIKHFQTQKTGASRQT; translated from the exons atgaagcCTCCGCGGCGCCGCTATGGTTTACTCGCGGTGGTCGTCACTCTCAtcgtcctcgcctccctccAGATCCAGTTCCACCACCTCAAg GAGGACCGTCTCACCGGGGACCGCAccttcgccaccaccaccaccgacccCGTTCACTGGCGGACCGGCGCCGAGGGCCTGCCACGCGGCATTGTTCACTCCAACTCCGACATGTACCTCCGCCCTCTCTGGGACTCTGGCGCCAACCCCAag AATAAAAACGATAATCACAATGCTCTTTTGGCGATGGCAGTCGGCATTTCACAAATGCAGAATGTAGACATTATGGCCCGTAAG TTTCTTAACCAAAACTACACAGTCATGCTCTTCCATTATGACGGGAATGTAGATGGATGGCACAATCTTGAGTGGAGTGATAAGGCCATACACATACTTGCTCGTAACCAAACAAAGTG GTGGTTTGCTAAGCGCTTTCTACATCCTGATGTTGTGGCTATCTACGGTTTTATCTTTTTATGGGATGAAGACCTTGGAGTGGACAACTTTGACCCGAGAAG ATATCTTGATATAATGGTTTCTGAAGGATTGGAAATTACACAACCTGCTCTGGACCCTGATCTATCGACTGATATTCACCATCGGATCACAATCCGCAACAAGATGACGAAAGTGCATAG gagaatatatgataacCGTGCAAGTATGAATTGTTCTGATGGAAGTAAAGGACCTCCATGCACAGG GTGGGTTGAGGGCATGGCACCTGTTTTTTCTCGGGCTGCTTGGAGATGTGTATGGCATTTGATTCAG AATGACCTGATCCATGGATGGGGCCTTGACATGAAGCTTGGTTATTGTGCTCAG GGTGATCGAGCTGAGAAGGTTGGCGTAATCGACAGTGAGTATGTTGTTCATCAAGGAATACCATCGTTAGGAGGACCATCACTAAGCAGTAAG ATTAAACATTTCCAGACTCAGAAGACAGGAGCATCCAGGCAGACTTGA
- the LOC127778010 gene encoding uncharacterized protein LOC127778010 isoform X3 has product MKPPRRRYGLLAVVVTLIVLASLQIQFHHLKEDRLTGDRTFATTTTDPVHWRTGAEGLPRGIVHSNSDMYLRPLWDSGANPKNKNDNHNALLAMAVGISQMQNVDIMARKFLNQNYTVMLFHYDGNVDGWHNLEWSDKAIHILARNQTKWWFAKRFLHPDVVAIYGFIFLWDEDLGVDNFDPRRYLDIMVSEGLEITQPALDPDLSTDIHHRITIRNKMTKVHRRIYDNRASMNCSDGSKGPPCTGWVEGMAPVFSRAAWRCVWHLIQNDLIHGWGLDMKLGYCAQGDRAEKVGVIDSEYVVHQGIPSLGGPSLSNPSEISGFTDPH; this is encoded by the exons atgaagcCTCCGCGGCGCCGCTATGGTTTACTCGCGGTGGTCGTCACTCTCAtcgtcctcgcctccctccAGATCCAGTTCCACCACCTCAAg GAGGACCGTCTCACCGGGGACCGCAccttcgccaccaccaccaccgacccCGTTCACTGGCGGACCGGCGCCGAGGGCCTGCCACGCGGCATTGTTCACTCCAACTCCGACATGTACCTCCGCCCTCTCTGGGACTCTGGCGCCAACCCCAag AATAAAAACGATAATCACAATGCTCTTTTGGCGATGGCAGTCGGCATTTCACAAATGCAGAATGTAGACATTATGGCCCGTAAG TTTCTTAACCAAAACTACACAGTCATGCTCTTCCATTATGACGGGAATGTAGATGGATGGCACAATCTTGAGTGGAGTGATAAGGCCATACACATACTTGCTCGTAACCAAACAAAGTG GTGGTTTGCTAAGCGCTTTCTACATCCTGATGTTGTGGCTATCTACGGTTTTATCTTTTTATGGGATGAAGACCTTGGAGTGGACAACTTTGACCCGAGAAG ATATCTTGATATAATGGTTTCTGAAGGATTGGAAATTACACAACCTGCTCTGGACCCTGATCTATCGACTGATATTCACCATCGGATCACAATCCGCAACAAGATGACGAAAGTGCATAG gagaatatatgataacCGTGCAAGTATGAATTGTTCTGATGGAAGTAAAGGACCTCCATGCACAGG GTGGGTTGAGGGCATGGCACCTGTTTTTTCTCGGGCTGCTTGGAGATGTGTATGGCATTTGATTCAG AATGACCTGATCCATGGATGGGGCCTTGACATGAAGCTTGGTTATTGTGCTCAG GGTGATCGAGCTGAGAAGGTTGGCGTAATCGACAGTGAGTATGTTGTTCATCAAGGAATACCATCGTTAGGAGGACCATCACTAAGCA
- the LOC127778010 gene encoding uncharacterized protein LOC127778010 isoform X4, translated as MKPPRRRYGLLAVVVTLIVLASLQIQFHHLKEDRLTGDRTFATTTTDPVHWRTGAEGLPRGIVHSNSDMYLRPLWDSGANPKNKNDNHNALLAMAVGISQMQNVDIMARKFLNQNYTVMLFHYDGNVDGWHNLEWSDKAIHILARNQTKWWFAKRFLHPDVVAIYGFIFLWDEDLGVDNFDPRRYLDIMVSEGLEITQPALDPDLSTDIHHRITIRNKMTKVHRRIYDNRASMNCSDGSKGPPCTGWVEGMAPVFSRAAWRCVWHLIQNDLIHGWGLDMKLGYCAQRHGISG; from the exons atgaagcCTCCGCGGCGCCGCTATGGTTTACTCGCGGTGGTCGTCACTCTCAtcgtcctcgcctccctccAGATCCAGTTCCACCACCTCAAg GAGGACCGTCTCACCGGGGACCGCAccttcgccaccaccaccaccgacccCGTTCACTGGCGGACCGGCGCCGAGGGCCTGCCACGCGGCATTGTTCACTCCAACTCCGACATGTACCTCCGCCCTCTCTGGGACTCTGGCGCCAACCCCAag AATAAAAACGATAATCACAATGCTCTTTTGGCGATGGCAGTCGGCATTTCACAAATGCAGAATGTAGACATTATGGCCCGTAAG TTTCTTAACCAAAACTACACAGTCATGCTCTTCCATTATGACGGGAATGTAGATGGATGGCACAATCTTGAGTGGAGTGATAAGGCCATACACATACTTGCTCGTAACCAAACAAAGTG GTGGTTTGCTAAGCGCTTTCTACATCCTGATGTTGTGGCTATCTACGGTTTTATCTTTTTATGGGATGAAGACCTTGGAGTGGACAACTTTGACCCGAGAAG ATATCTTGATATAATGGTTTCTGAAGGATTGGAAATTACACAACCTGCTCTGGACCCTGATCTATCGACTGATATTCACCATCGGATCACAATCCGCAACAAGATGACGAAAGTGCATAG gagaatatatgataacCGTGCAAGTATGAATTGTTCTGATGGAAGTAAAGGACCTCCATGCACAGG GTGGGTTGAGGGCATGGCACCTGTTTTTTCTCGGGCTGCTTGGAGATGTGTATGGCATTTGATTCAG AATGACCTGATCCATGGATGGGGCCTTGACATGAAGCTTGGTTATTGTGCTCAG CGCCATGGGATTTCAGGGTGA